A region of the Verrucomicrobiota bacterium genome:
TTGTTCAATCTGGTAGCCGGCGTCCTTCACTGCATTTGGTCCGTATCGATAGGCCGCCGCTAAAAGTGGATAGTTGAATGATTCTGCCTCAGTGAGAAGCTCTCTGCAGTGCACTAGATAAAGCATTGCGGTATTGAGGTTGGTTCTCCAGTCCCAAGCGCGGTTGAAAGAGATGTCGGTAACCGTCTCCCAAGCCATACCACTCATTTGGGTAATCCCTCGCGCTTTTCCGCTGTCCGCGTAGGCGTTAAACGAACTCTCTGCGAAGGCGATTGAGAAAACGAAACCGGGATCAAGCTGGTGATCAGCGGCACGATCCTGAACAAAGTCCCATACATTACCTGCCGGAATCATCTTTTTCTCAGGGCGTGAACACCCAGCTATAAACAAGAGGGCTAGAGAGAAAAGCAGAGATTTGTGTAGAGCGGATTGCGGATCATTCATTGCAGTTGCGTCGGCTAGTACAAACCTTTCTAGATTCTTAAAAGGATAGGCTCTCAGCGAGTCCGAAAATCCCAGGAAGATGAAATGGTTCGTAGGATGTGCGGATTGTCTCTGCGGGGGTGAAGACAAGTCCTCCGGCCTTATCCACTCGTAGACGGCCTGGAATCTCTCGTTCGTTTTCATCCAGAATCATTCTTGCAGAAGCGTCATCGACCCATGCGCTGGCTTCGACTCGGAACAGTTTGGATTCGTTCACGGATACATCGATACGAATCGGTCCATCTGCACGGCGGTTGATCTCGATTTGGAAGAATGTCGTCTCATCTGCGAGAAGGCCTTCGAGGATCGCGCGATTCTCTCGATGAGAGGAGTTGGGAAAGACAGTAGCACCGGAAAAAGCGAGCTCCCGTAGCTCTTCTCCTCCAAAATCAGCACTCTGCTGCGCCGCGGTGATCAGCCGGATCCCCTCACTGAACCGCCACGACGAATCAAGGACAAAGCTACCTTCAAACTGAATTTGCCGAAACGGACGAAGTAGAGATCGAAATGGCTCTTCTCCAAAGAATGCAAAGAAGAAGGGATTGTCCTGCCTGAGGTAGGTACCGTCGAACGATCCACCGCTTTCGAGAGAGTCCCATCCGAGGCGGCAAAACCCTTCAAGGGTAAGCCCGCCTCCCTCAACGTGGGCAGTTGATTCGAGTGCGCCTGCTCGGTTCCGAATAGCAGATACGTCCAGCTCAAGAGTGGCTGGAAAGATGGGAATCTTTAGTTTGGCATTTGGAAAATCGAGCTTGTCGACGGGTAGTCGGTCAGGGCGTAGTTGTTCGCTCCATCTGGAAAAGTCTATCTCCTGAAAACGATCCGGAGGGTCCGCAAATTCGATTCGGGCATCGACGATTCGGAGGAGATTGATCGTTCCGTCTGCGAGAAGATCTAGCCACGGGCTTTCTGCTCGCGCAATTGGTGCGATGAGAGTGAGGGGACCGTCACTGATTCGGAGAGGCTGAATGCGAACTGAGTCCGAGCGCAGGTCCCAACTAGCCTCGCTCCCGGCAAGTGGAGAAAGAACTCTCCAGGGAAGCGAACAACGCCAGATTGCAAGACCGATAAGGCCAACGAGGAGGACGGCTGAAACGTAAAGGAGTGTGGAGGCTCCTTGTTGATTAGCTTTCGCACCGTTCACCATGGGTTTGTAATACCGAATTCGGTATAACTACGGTGGTGAAAGGCAGAAGACTCGTCGAACAATAACGGAAGGGTAAGAGCAATGAAACCGCCCTTGTTCCCGGAAAGACGGTTTACGCTACTATGGGTGCTTCAATTTCGGAGAGTGACTTCAGTTCGTCTACGATCGCCTCAACAGGTCTCTGGATCAGGCTTACTGAGGTGCGGCCGATCTTAGGAATCGGTGGTAGCTCTTGAACAGACTCTCGGAGAATCGGAGTCCGATTCGCAGCAACTTCGTCAAAGCGTCTAGTGGGAGAGAAATGAGGTCCATCCCGGATAATCTCCGGATGATTGATGACGAGATCGCCGATGGCCTTTGCGGTTTCGGCGAGTCGATCCAACTCAGCTTTGGTGTAACTTTCGGTTGGTTCGAACATCAATCCCAAAGCCTCTGGGAACGCGACGGTTGGTGCGTGGTATCCGAAGTCGAGGAACATTTTGCCAAAGGAGGGGATGGCTTGCTGGCGGGATACGCCGATGGACTCCAGTGCCGCAAACTGCGCCTCGGTCAGCGTCAGGATGAACTCATGCATTCTTGGAGCTTTTTCTGTTCCTGCTGGCAGCAAGGGAAAGTTGTCCTGAAGGGAGGTCTGGAGATAGCGGGCCGCAAGAACTGCAGTTCCACTCATGCGGGGAATTCCCTCATTCCCCAAGCGCAGGAGGTAGGCATAGCAGCGCACCTTGTGAGCGAAATTTCCAAAGTTGCGGTGAAACGTGCCAATAGAACGGGTAGGTGTGACTGAAGTAAACCTACCGTCTTTTCGAATGATTTGCTTTCCGGGGAGAAAGTCGAGGAGTCTCTCGCTAACGGCCACGATTCCGTCTCCCGGGCCTCCTCCGCCGTGGGGAATGGTCCATGTCTTGTGGAGGTTGCTGTGCACCGCATCGACGCCCATCGCACCCAGATCAATCCAACCAGCGATAGCGTTTAGATTTGCCCCGTCAAGGTAGACCAGGCCACCGGCGTTGTGGATTTTCTCGGCAATCTCGGCGAACGCGGTTTCGAAGATGCCTCCGGTGTTCGGGTTCGTGATCATGATTCCAGCGATTCGTGATCCGAACTCCTCGATTTTTGCATCAAGATCTTCGGGATCGATACAGCCGGTCGAGTCTGCTTTCAAAAGGGCAATCCCTGTTCCTGCCGGGTAACCAGCCATCGCGGCTGAGGCAAAGTTGGTTCCGTGGGCAGAACTCGGAATGAGCATGACATCGCGCCGAAGATCATTCCGGGCTCGATGATAGGCCTGAAACATTTTTAGGCCGACGAGTTCTCCCTGTGCTCCGGCAACAGGTTGAGTCGTCACCCCCGCGAGACCTGTAAGGCCGCGAAACCATTCCTGAATTTCGAACAGCACCTCGAGCGAACCTTGGGCGCAGCTTTCCGGAACCGATGGATGGATACGGGTGAATCCTTCCAGACCCGCAGCCCATTCGTTCAAATAAGGGTTGTATTTCATCGTGCACGATCCGAGAGGGTAAGGGCCTTCCTCGGGTGCAGCGTTTAAGGCATCAAGGCGTGTGTAATAATGGTAGATCTCATCCTCGGAAAATCGGGGAATCGCCGGTCCGCTTGCGCGATGCTGGTCGGCGGTCGGTGAGGGTGGTGCAGTGAACGTGAAACTGGATTCGGTCTCCAATTCTTTAAAGAGGGCAAGCACTTGCTCGACCTCGCGGCGGCTCGTTCTGTCCGTAAAAGTGAGCTTGATAAGGTTGCGCTTTTCGCCAGGAAGGCGGTCTCCCACAGCCGTACCTACCAACAGGTTTTCGGAAAGACCCGATTCAATAAACTCATCAACTGAGTATTCGGTCTCAAGGGTGACGGAGAGGAAGGCAGGGCTTTCGGGGAAGGCGTTGCGAACGCCTTGGATCTTCTCTAGCTCCTTGAGGAAGTAAGCTCGATCTGCCTTTGCTGAATTGACCGCCTCTTCAAGGCCCTCGGCTCCACGAGTGAGCAGCGATGCCCCTACAAGGGTGGCGAGGAACGCTTGATTGGAGCAGATGTTCGACGTCGCTTTTTCCTTTCTAATGTGTTGTTCGCGAGTGGAGAGAACCATGACTTTTCCATTGTTGCCGGCTCGATCCCTTGCACCTCCGACGAAACGTCCAGGAGCGTTGCGAATCTCGTTGCGATGGGCCTTGTCGAAGCGAATCGCGAATAGACCAAGCCCGGGTCCTCCAAAGTTGGGCTCCAGCGCGAGATGCTGGCCTTCTCCTATCGCGATGTCAGCACCCTCAGTTCCAAATTCGATCGGAGGCTTCAGACCTCCGGGCCCTAGGAGGAACGGATCAATCACTGCGACACTTCGAATGTCTAGTTCCCGGCAGAGGTCAGTCAGGGAATCGACATCTTCGAGGAGGCCAAAAGTGTTGGTCTGTGGGAATGCAAAGGCAGCGATTGAATCCGCTCGTTCGCGAAGCAGCTCGCGTGCAACTGAAGGATCGATTCTCCCGGTTGCTGGATCACAATCTACCGAAACGAACGAAAAGGTGGTGTCTGCGAGGTGGGTGCGGAGAACTGCGAGATCGGACGGCTCCAAAGTGCTGGCAACAGCGATCAGGGACGATTTCTTCTTGAGGCGAAAACAACAAAAAGCGGCTTCGACCAGTGCGGTTGAGCGATCGTAGAGGGATGAATTGACTGCCTCGAATCCAGTGAGTTCGGAAAGAAGGCATTGATAAATCCAGTGAGCGGTCAGCGTGCCTTGACTCCGCTCCGGTTGATACGGCGTGTAGCTCGTTGCCAAGCGTCTCAGTGCGGCAACCTTACCAACTATGTCCAGTTGTTTCCAGTCGGGTAAGCCATCGGACGCAAATCCTGTCAGAGGACGATTTCTTGCGGAAAGGTTTGAAAGGTATTCTCGGGTCTCTGTTTCATCTTTTTCGTCAGGAACCGGAAGGGCTGATTGAAACCGAATCGATTCCGGGATGTGGGAATAAAGGTCGTCGAGAGAACGAAGTCCGACGGATTCCAAGAGCTCATCTGAGTCGGCATCAGTCAGAGGGATGTAGTGCCGAGCGTGCTCTCTAAAGTTATCAGTCAGGCGAGGTGGAAAAGTCGGATCGTCAGACATTCCGGAGAGAGTAGGAAGAGCATGAGTGTTGTGCAAGCCGGAGGTGTTTTTAATCGTTGGAAATGCTCGGTTTCGGAGTGGGCGCGTTCTTGACCGGGAGTGGTTTCACGACCAACCTGCGTGAGTGCTTCTCCTCCTCGATAATTACGACTCATTCACCTACAACCTTGTCCAGTACTTTGGAGAGTTGGGGGTGTTGCCGGAAGTCTTTCGTAACGACCAGCTGACCGCAGAGGCCGCAGATGCGATGGAGCCCGCCGCGGTAGTCATTTCTCCGGGCCCCTGCTCACCCAATGAGGCGGGAGAGAGCCTGTCGTGGATTGAGCGCTTCGGTGGGAAGGTGCCGCTTTTTGGCGTTTGCCTTGGTCACCAGTGTATCGGCCAGTATTTTGAGGGAAATGTGGTCCGGGCGGAACGATTGATGCATGGAAAGACTTCTCCAATCCACCACAACGGAGAAGGCTTATTCAAAGGTCTACCGAATCCCTTCGATGCTACTCGCTATCATTCGCTGATTGTCGAGAGAGAGACTTTTCCGGAAGTCCTGGAGATCACTGCGGAAACCGAGGAAGGTGAAATCATGGGCCTCCGACACAGGGACTACGAGATTCATGGTGTCCAATTTCATCCAGAGTCGCTGGCGACCATTGAAGGAAAGACGATTTTGGAGAATTTTCTTCGGATCAGTGGACTTGAAGTTAAGGAGAGTCAGCCTGTCGGCTGATTCGCTCTAGATCAGCGCGTCGGTCCTCGCTGCGAGGATAAAGTCGTTTAAGTGCAGTCCACCCATTTCGTGTGACCACCAGGAAACCGTACACCTCCCCCACTCGGTGATCAGAAGAGGGTGGTGCCCGGCTTCTTCGGCTATTTCGGCGACTTGGTTCGTAAATGTAAGGGCACCGGCA
Encoded here:
- the gcvPB gene encoding aminomethyl-transferring glycine dehydrogenase subunit GcvPB, with product MHNTHALPTLSGMSDDPTFPPRLTDNFREHARHYIPLTDADSDELLESVGLRSLDDLYSHIPESIRFQSALPVPDEKDETETREYLSNLSARNRPLTGFASDGLPDWKQLDIVGKVAALRRLATSYTPYQPERSQGTLTAHWIYQCLLSELTGFEAVNSSLYDRSTALVEAAFCCFRLKKKSSLIAVASTLEPSDLAVLRTHLADTTFSFVSVDCDPATGRIDPSVARELLRERADSIAAFAFPQTNTFGLLEDVDSLTDLCRELDIRSVAVIDPFLLGPGGLKPPIEFGTEGADIAIGEGQHLALEPNFGGPGLGLFAIRFDKAHRNEIRNAPGRFVGGARDRAGNNGKVMVLSTREQHIRKEKATSNICSNQAFLATLVGASLLTRGAEGLEEAVNSAKADRAYFLKELEKIQGVRNAFPESPAFLSVTLETEYSVDEFIESGLSENLLVGTAVGDRLPGEKRNLIKLTFTDRTSRREVEQVLALFKELETESSFTFTAPPSPTADQHRASGPAIPRFSEDEIYHYYTRLDALNAAPEEGPYPLGSCTMKYNPYLNEWAAGLEGFTRIHPSVPESCAQGSLEVLFEIQEWFRGLTGLAGVTTQPVAGAQGELVGLKMFQAYHRARNDLRRDVMLIPSSAHGTNFASAAMAGYPAGTGIALLKADSTGCIDPEDLDAKIEEFGSRIAGIMITNPNTGGIFETAFAEIAEKIHNAGGLVYLDGANLNAIAGWIDLGAMGVDAVHSNLHKTWTIPHGGGGPGDGIVAVSERLLDFLPGKQIIRKDGRFTSVTPTRSIGTFHRNFGNFAHKVRCYAYLLRLGNEGIPRMSGTAVLAARYLQTSLQDNFPLLPAGTEKAPRMHEFILTLTEAQFAALESIGVSRQQAIPSFGKMFLDFGYHAPTVAFPEALGLMFEPTESYTKAELDRLAETAKAIGDLVINHPEIIRDGPHFSPTRRFDEVAANRTPILRESVQELPPIPKIGRTSVSLIQRPVEAIVDELKSLSEIEAPIVA
- a CDS encoding 4a-hydroxytetrahydrobiopterin dehydratase codes for the protein MTSLKEKKCEACRADAPPATDEERVRFLKEIPSWKIEVVDGVDRLTRVFSFPDFAGALTFTNQVAEIAEEAGHHPLLITEWGRCTVSWWSHEMGGLHLNDFILAARTDALI
- a CDS encoding transglycosylase SLT domain-containing protein, which encodes MIPAGNVWDFVQDRAADHQLDPGFVFSIAFAESSFNAYADSGKARGITQMSGMAWETVTDISFNRAWDWRTNLNTAMLYLVHCRELLTEAESFNYPLLAAAYRYGPNAVKDAGYQIEQLPEPKNDIYRAIFNGHIHPHPPPDEDGS
- a CDS encoding aminodeoxychorismate/anthranilate synthase component II, which encodes MLLLLDNYDSFTYNLVQYFGELGVLPEVFRNDQLTAEAADAMEPAAVVISPGPCSPNEAGESLSWIERFGGKVPLFGVCLGHQCIGQYFEGNVVRAERLMHGKTSPIHHNGEGLFKGLPNPFDATRYHSLIVERETFPEVLEITAETEEGEIMGLRHRDYEIHGVQFHPESLATIEGKTILENFLRISGLEVKESQPVG